Proteins encoded in a region of the Myxococcus virescens genome:
- a CDS encoding Ig-like domain-containing protein: protein MRSRSGVLRSWGLGVTLALSLGACGVESLEEKGLPLENGVSQEDSGALTRERPEASSTWDPYADAVASGTTATVLNASAALGAPDGQAATLLGLLNTALVLDLGQGEEGTGDLRVYYQGLSLALVAQVDFLRADGTFIGSSSLHLVELGLGTHVAVATYPGNVPYRYVRLRGAVLALYLVDAVETSLRAFCGDGVLGGFEKCDDGNQLSGDGCNSVCEVEPGYTCTGQPSVCDNNSAPAVEDVHAVTSEDIPVDITIPAVDPDGDVLDFSFTLPGHGMLTGTGASVTYTPNANFAGEDTFQVTVSDGKKQATATVSVTVTPVNDAPVAASAAVTVGYNTPTPITLEATDVDGDALAFTVSAPAHGTLSGTGGQLLYTPAADFQGEDVFTFTANDGALTSHTATVVITVRGPPVCGDGYIDSGEVCDDGNRVAGDGCRADCHGVEVCGDGLVDSVTGEQCDDGGTTPGDGCDAACQLDAFSNVPPTLISGALNCTTANSNPGRKAAVDALGRFYVVMSCGGAVHVSVSVDRGHTWVGPTPLGITNAAEVAIEGGPTGIAYVAATSAGTLVFTRTIDAGASWEAPRVLSPAANPTVSLDSRGNALYISVSRGSTGVSVLQNFARGANDFTVTDVDQNNAFFDVIVDKISGDVFSVSDDPSFRIRRSSDQGTTFGPQSSPPGQAFFSDWTGSNGFIYVTGSFGDDNVDVIPMSAPGTSTQVPGLPTDIGPAPFRAIDADALGNGYIVSQRGTGDIQLDRMLVGAAMILATDARTVGPGAAPAVAALPSNGGALVAYTNGTSVYASVVVY, encoded by the coding sequence ATGCGAAGCCGTTCTGGTGTGCTGCGGTCATGGGGACTGGGCGTGACGCTGGCCTTGTCACTGGGCGCATGTGGTGTGGAGTCCCTGGAGGAGAAGGGACTTCCTCTGGAGAATGGGGTGTCGCAAGAGGACAGCGGGGCGTTGACGCGTGAGCGTCCGGAAGCTTCGTCGACGTGGGACCCGTATGCGGACGCGGTGGCATCAGGCACCACGGCGACGGTGCTCAACGCGAGCGCAGCGCTGGGCGCTCCGGACGGGCAGGCCGCGACACTGCTGGGCTTGCTCAACACGGCGCTGGTGCTGGACCTGGGCCAGGGAGAGGAAGGCACCGGCGACCTGCGCGTGTATTACCAGGGTCTGTCGTTGGCGCTGGTGGCGCAGGTGGACTTCCTGAGGGCGGACGGGACCTTCATCGGCTCCAGCTCGTTGCATCTGGTGGAGTTGGGCCTGGGGACGCATGTGGCGGTGGCGACGTACCCGGGGAACGTGCCCTATCGCTACGTGCGACTGAGGGGCGCAGTGCTCGCGCTCTACCTGGTGGACGCGGTGGAGACGTCGCTACGGGCCTTCTGTGGTGATGGGGTGCTGGGCGGGTTCGAAAAGTGTGACGACGGCAATCAGCTCTCGGGAGACGGCTGTAACAGTGTCTGTGAGGTGGAGCCGGGCTACACCTGCACGGGGCAGCCAAGCGTTTGCGACAACAACTCAGCACCCGCGGTCGAGGACGTCCACGCGGTCACCTCCGAGGACATCCCGGTGGACATCACCATCCCCGCGGTGGACCCGGATGGCGACGTGCTCGACTTCTCCTTCACCCTGCCCGGCCATGGAATGCTCACGGGCACGGGAGCATCGGTGACGTACACCCCGAACGCGAACTTCGCCGGAGAGGACACCTTCCAGGTCACGGTCTCCGACGGCAAGAAGCAGGCAACGGCCACCGTCTCGGTCACAGTGACTCCGGTCAACGACGCGCCCGTGGCTGCCTCGGCCGCTGTGACGGTGGGCTACAACACGCCGACGCCCATCACGTTGGAGGCCACGGACGTGGATGGGGATGCGCTCGCGTTCACCGTGTCGGCTCCCGCTCACGGCACCCTGTCCGGGACGGGCGGCCAATTGCTCTACACGCCGGCCGCGGACTTCCAGGGGGAGGACGTGTTCACCTTCACGGCCAACGATGGCGCGCTGACCTCCCATACCGCCACAGTCGTCATCACCGTCAGGGGCCCGCCTGTCTGCGGCGACGGCTACATCGATTCGGGTGAGGTGTGTGACGACGGCAACCGCGTCGCGGGAGACGGCTGCCGAGCGGACTGCCATGGCGTGGAGGTATGCGGCGACGGACTGGTCGACAGTGTGACGGGAGAGCAGTGCGACGATGGCGGTACGACTCCCGGGGATGGCTGCGACGCCGCGTGCCAACTGGATGCCTTTTCGAATGTGCCCCCCACGCTCATCAGCGGGGCATTGAACTGCACCACGGCCAACTCGAACCCGGGCCGTAAGGCGGCGGTGGATGCACTGGGGCGCTTCTACGTCGTCATGAGCTGCGGTGGCGCGGTCCATGTCAGCGTGAGCGTGGACCGTGGCCACACCTGGGTGGGCCCCACGCCCCTGGGCATCACCAACGCGGCGGAAGTCGCGATTGAAGGCGGCCCCACTGGAATTGCCTACGTCGCGGCCACCAGCGCGGGCACGCTGGTATTCACCCGGACCATTGACGCGGGAGCAAGCTGGGAGGCGCCGCGGGTCCTCAGCCCGGCGGCCAACCCTACCGTCAGTCTGGATTCCCGGGGCAACGCCCTCTACATCTCCGTCTCGCGAGGCTCCACGGGGGTGAGCGTCCTCCAGAACTTCGCGCGAGGCGCGAATGACTTCACCGTGACGGATGTAGACCAGAACAATGCCTTCTTCGACGTCATCGTGGACAAGATCAGCGGAGACGTCTTCTCGGTGAGCGACGACCCCTCCTTCCGCATCCGCCGCAGCAGCGACCAGGGGACCACCTTCGGCCCACAGAGCTCCCCACCGGGGCAGGCGTTCTTCTCGGACTGGACGGGCTCCAACGGCTTCATCTACGTCACGGGCTCCTTCGGGGACGACAACGTGGACGTCATCCCGATGTCCGCGCCGGGGACAAGCACCCAGGTGCCGGGCCTCCCCACGGACATCGGTCCCGCTCCCTTCCGGGCGATTGACGCGGACGCGCTCGGCAACGGCTACATCGTGTCCCAGCGGGGGACGGGCGACATCCAGTTGGACCGGATGCTCGTGGGGGCCGCCATGATTCTGGCCACGGATGCCAGGACAGTAGGGCCGGGCGCCGCGCCAGCAGTCGCGGCGCTCCCCTCGAACGGCGGTGCCCTGGTGGCCTACACGAACGGCACCAGTGTCTACGCCTCAGTGGTGGTGTACTGA
- a CDS encoding acyltransferase family protein has protein sequence MPPPHPQTSDAGVLDSGRARKDGLDVLRALAIVSVLCFHAPESVRRALPEVLRASFEVGWVGVDLFFVLSGYLIGRQVFAMEDSAPLGLQLRTFWLKRWMRTLPLYFVVLAFYALKPWLFGTPFVGGGWHYLVFLQNYVGVRDFVQSWSLCVEEHFYVVLPLLAFGLRARSAPAWAWLMPLLLSLGARAWEVYTATPGLLPAEQWVRLQWRTHLHLDGLAVGVFLAKAAPRWQRWPQAWRRACGAMGALLLGVSLAVCVPHLPDWGGVWIFAGLAVGFGGLLVATEAVALPVPLRGLVYQAAVLSYGTYLWFWVVARVFERRNLTLGVWGLDLLAFITVTHGVAWVTHVAVERPALRLRDRLLAWQASRAEARVGVVAPGR, from the coding sequence ATGCCCCCTCCTCACCCGCAGACGTCAGACGCGGGAGTCCTGGACTCAGGGCGCGCACGCAAGGACGGCCTGGACGTGCTCCGGGCTTTGGCCATCGTTTCGGTGCTCTGTTTCCACGCCCCGGAGTCCGTGCGGCGGGCCCTGCCGGAGGTGCTCCGTGCCAGCTTTGAAGTGGGCTGGGTGGGCGTGGACCTGTTCTTCGTCCTCTCCGGCTACCTCATTGGTCGGCAGGTGTTCGCGATGGAGGACTCAGCGCCTCTGGGACTTCAGCTCCGCACGTTCTGGCTCAAGCGGTGGATGCGAACGCTTCCGCTCTACTTTGTCGTGCTCGCCTTCTATGCACTGAAGCCATGGTTGTTCGGGACACCCTTCGTGGGCGGAGGTTGGCACTACCTCGTCTTCCTCCAGAACTACGTCGGCGTGCGCGACTTCGTACAGAGTTGGTCGCTCTGTGTCGAAGAACACTTCTACGTGGTCTTGCCGCTGCTCGCCTTCGGCCTGCGCGCCCGCTCCGCCCCCGCATGGGCATGGCTGATGCCCTTGCTCCTGAGCTTGGGGGCCCGGGCCTGGGAGGTATACACCGCCACGCCGGGCCTGCTGCCCGCGGAACAGTGGGTGCGATTGCAGTGGCGCACCCACCTCCACCTGGATGGACTCGCGGTGGGTGTCTTTCTCGCGAAGGCTGCGCCGCGCTGGCAACGGTGGCCTCAGGCCTGGCGGAGGGCCTGCGGCGCGATGGGCGCCCTGTTGCTCGGGGTGTCCTTGGCTGTGTGCGTGCCTCACCTGCCGGACTGGGGAGGCGTGTGGATTTTCGCGGGGCTCGCGGTGGGATTTGGCGGGCTGCTCGTGGCCACGGAAGCGGTTGCGCTGCCCGTACCGCTGAGAGGTCTCGTGTACCAGGCCGCGGTCCTCTCCTATGGCACCTATCTCTGGTTCTGGGTCGTGGCACGCGTGTTCGAGCGGCGAAACCTGACCTTGGGTGTGTGGGGATTGGATCTGCTCGCCTTCATCACGGTGACGCATGGGGTCGCATGGGTGACCCACGTCGCGGTGGAGAGACCTGCCCTGCGGCTCCGGGACAGGCTGCTCGCGTGGCAGGCCTCGCGGGCGGAGGCGCGTGTCGGGGTGGTGGCACCCGGACGCTAA
- a CDS encoding response regulator transcription factor gives MIQAPATIFLVDDDASVLRGVGRLLRAAGHATKPFASPSEFLAQLSGDLPGCAVLDLRMPGLNGLELQQAMESKGCHLPVIFISGHGDVPASVRAMKAGAVDFLLKPFDEQQLLGAISQALTKDAAARAGRAETAALHARHAVLTPREREVCALVAQGLTNKQVAQRLGTTEKTIKVHRARVIQKLDVDSVAELVRFVDRLGQG, from the coding sequence ATGATACAAGCCCCCGCCACCATCTTCCTCGTGGACGACGATGCGTCCGTGCTGCGGGGGGTGGGGCGGCTGCTGCGGGCCGCCGGCCATGCCACGAAGCCCTTCGCCTCGCCCTCCGAGTTTCTCGCACAGCTGTCCGGGGACCTTCCGGGCTGCGCCGTACTGGACCTGCGGATGCCGGGGCTGAACGGGCTGGAGTTGCAGCAGGCCATGGAGTCCAAGGGCTGCCACCTCCCTGTCATCTTCATCTCTGGCCACGGGGATGTGCCGGCAAGCGTCAGGGCCATGAAGGCCGGCGCCGTGGACTTCCTCCTCAAGCCCTTTGATGAGCAACAACTGCTGGGCGCCATCTCCCAGGCCTTGACGAAGGACGCGGCGGCCCGCGCCGGCCGGGCCGAGACGGCCGCGCTGCATGCGCGTCATGCCGTCCTCACGCCCCGCGAGCGCGAGGTCTGCGCGCTGGTCGCTCAGGGGCTGACCAACAAGCAGGTCGCCCAGCGGCTGGGCACCACCGAGAAGACCATCAAGGTGCACCGCGCCCGCGTCATCCAGAAGCTGGACGTGGACTCGGTGGCGGAGTTGGTGCGGTTCGTGGACCGGCTGGGCCAGGGCTGA
- a CDS encoding cytochrome P450 gives MPNLLSRGLFSLFFGGRRKPLASLPGPPPGILGNIGDFLGAQPWDVCARYARTYGPVAVTWLGPSPALVLNDPTLIHEVLETRRLEFEKGNIGDQIRHSVTDDTPFIAQQGEDWARKHAMDPLAQPWTPTWQAAQVEPLRAAILESVEALLQQPSIDLTPTLRKLTFDAFCVATVGEKLPTSVYDDFMLLAAAADARIQAKLPLKFVSPPKGFADAKERFYGLFLDKVRAARKNPAPHRVDLMSWTLREMPQLDDGVHAHLLGGFFFGGVFSSSTTLVGAFHQLNKYPATEERLALESAALAQGPLTLERLKDAPWGEAVAYEALRILPAVRIFLRRTPPTPTRLAEVTLPPGTTLMISNQHLHRDPSHWTDPETFAPERWLDGGAARNPHGSGHFFPFGRGPRACVAGDFAMVYLRTALATVSARARIHVDSTEPFEEGFFFGVVRPQGVTGKLVPRQQQTLHPPTGAPPPPAVESA, from the coding sequence ATGCCCAACCTGCTCTCTCGAGGTCTCTTCAGCCTGTTCTTCGGTGGCCGGCGCAAGCCCCTGGCCAGCCTGCCCGGCCCCCCGCCGGGGATTCTGGGCAACATTGGCGACTTCCTCGGCGCCCAACCGTGGGACGTCTGCGCCCGCTACGCGCGCACCTACGGCCCCGTCGCCGTCACCTGGCTGGGGCCCAGCCCGGCGCTGGTGCTCAATGACCCCACCCTCATCCACGAGGTGTTGGAGACGCGCCGGTTGGAGTTCGAGAAGGGCAACATCGGCGACCAGATTCGCCACTCCGTCACGGACGACACGCCCTTCATCGCCCAGCAGGGCGAGGACTGGGCTCGCAAGCACGCCATGGATCCGCTCGCCCAGCCGTGGACGCCCACCTGGCAGGCGGCCCAGGTGGAGCCCCTGCGCGCGGCCATCCTCGAATCGGTGGAGGCGCTGCTCCAGCAGCCCTCCATCGACCTGACGCCCACGCTGCGCAAGCTGACGTTCGACGCGTTCTGCGTGGCGACGGTGGGCGAGAAGCTGCCCACGTCCGTGTACGACGACTTCATGCTCCTGGCGGCGGCGGCCGACGCGCGCATCCAGGCCAAGCTGCCGTTGAAGTTCGTCTCACCGCCCAAGGGTTTCGCGGATGCGAAGGAGCGCTTCTACGGCCTGTTCCTGGACAAGGTTCGCGCGGCGCGGAAGAACCCGGCGCCGCACCGCGTGGACCTGATGTCGTGGACTCTGCGCGAGATGCCCCAACTCGATGACGGGGTGCACGCGCACCTGCTCGGCGGGTTCTTCTTCGGCGGCGTGTTCTCCTCGAGCACCACCCTGGTGGGCGCCTTCCATCAGCTGAACAAGTACCCCGCCACCGAGGAGCGGCTGGCGCTGGAGTCCGCCGCGCTGGCACAGGGGCCGCTCACCCTGGAGCGCCTGAAGGACGCGCCCTGGGGCGAGGCCGTGGCCTACGAGGCCCTGAGAATCCTGCCCGCGGTGCGCATCTTCCTGCGCCGCACGCCGCCCACGCCGACGCGGCTGGCGGAAGTCACGCTGCCGCCGGGCACGACGCTCATGATTTCCAACCAGCACCTGCACCGGGACCCCAGCCACTGGACGGACCCGGAGACGTTCGCCCCGGAGCGCTGGCTCGACGGGGGCGCGGCCCGGAATCCGCACGGCAGCGGCCACTTCTTCCCCTTCGGCCGGGGTCCTCGCGCCTGCGTGGCCGGGGACTTCGCCATGGTGTACCTGCGCACGGCCCTGGCCACCGTCTCCGCCCGCGCGCGCATCCACGTCGACTCGACGGAGCCCTTCGAGGAGGGCTTCTTCTTCGGCGTGGTGCGGCCCCAGGGTGTCACGGGCAAGCTCGTCCCACGCCAGCAGCAGACCCTTCACCCTCCCACGGGAGCCCCTCCTCCCCCTGCAGTGGAATCCGCATGA
- a CDS encoding Ig-like domain-containing protein, with translation MSYLLSRWLTVPAAALRAGLVMGLAASTLGACRDNDPPPNVPPVARNVALETVEDTPLEVSLPASGNGALAFTIVDAPDHGTLSEISANGSVTYTPGADYNGEDALIFRATNRQGQSAEATVTITITPVNDTPTLSPVADQRITAGSSTGDLGFTVGDVETAADNLTVIATSSNTDLVPNEPSNLVLGGSGSSRTLSVVPVASASGSTTITLSVSDGSDTTSTTFTVDVTGLASLYWVTAAGSLWRVDVNGTNAIELETGISGASSIATDPVTRTLFYTRDSAIVRADSDGANPVDIVANGGLPSGLAVDSTNRKLYWSDFNGGRVMRAELDGNNPTQIAGGIDSPSAIEVDVPNGKVYVITYNNTKLIRFNLDGTNLETLASGLGGLGVGLAVDSSGGKVYYSTRGNSIYVANLDGTDVTPLVTNQTTAHGIAIDVTAGRLYWADWLGGVIRSADLADGSDIQDLNSGSVRNLGLAWMPAP, from the coding sequence ATGTCATATTTGCTTTCACGATGGCTCACAGTGCCAGCCGCCGCATTGCGCGCTGGATTGGTGATGGGACTGGCCGCCAGCACGCTCGGCGCCTGTCGCGACAATGACCCGCCGCCCAACGTACCGCCGGTAGCCCGCAACGTTGCCCTCGAGACGGTGGAAGACACGCCCCTCGAGGTGAGCCTGCCGGCCAGCGGCAACGGGGCACTTGCTTTCACCATCGTCGACGCACCGGACCACGGCACATTGAGTGAGATCAGCGCCAATGGCTCCGTCACCTACACCCCCGGCGCCGACTACAATGGCGAAGATGCGCTCATCTTTCGCGCCACCAACCGCCAGGGCCAAAGTGCCGAGGCCACGGTGACCATCACCATCACCCCAGTGAATGACACGCCCACGCTCTCCCCAGTGGCCGACCAGCGCATCACTGCTGGCAGCTCGACCGGCGACCTGGGCTTCACCGTGGGCGATGTGGAGACCGCTGCCGACAACCTCACGGTCATCGCCACGTCCTCCAACACCGACCTGGTGCCCAACGAACCCAGCAATCTCGTTCTCGGCGGCTCCGGCTCCAGCCGCACCCTCTCCGTCGTCCCCGTCGCCAGCGCCAGTGGCTCGACCACCATCACCCTCTCGGTGAGTGACGGCTCCGACACCACCTCCACCACCTTCACGGTCGACGTCACCGGTCTTGCGAGCCTCTACTGGGTGACTGCTGCCGGCTCGCTGTGGAGGGTTGACGTGAACGGCACGAATGCCATTGAGCTCGAGACGGGCATCAGCGGGGCATCTTCCATCGCAACCGACCCGGTAACCCGTACCCTCTTCTACACGCGCGACAGCGCAATCGTTCGAGCGGACAGTGATGGGGCGAACCCGGTCGATATCGTGGCGAACGGAGGCCTCCCCAGCGGGCTGGCAGTCGATTCGACGAACCGCAAGCTGTACTGGTCCGATTTCAACGGAGGTCGGGTCATGCGCGCCGAGCTGGACGGAAACAATCCCACGCAGATCGCTGGTGGCATCGATAGCCCGTCTGCCATCGAGGTCGATGTTCCGAACGGCAAGGTGTATGTTATTACCTATAACAACACCAAGCTCATACGATTCAATCTGGATGGTACCAACCTGGAGACCCTCGCCTCAGGCCTGGGCGGGCTGGGCGTGGGCCTGGCGGTCGATTCGAGCGGCGGGAAGGTGTACTACTCGACCCGCGGCAACAGCATCTATGTCGCCAACCTGGACGGCACCGACGTCACCCCCCTGGTGACCAACCAGACCACCGCTCATGGGATTGCCATTGATGTCACGGCCGGGCGGCTGTACTGGGCGGATTGGCTGGGGGGGGTGATCCGGAGCGCCGATCTGGCCGACGGAAGCGATATCCAGGACCTGAACTCGGGCAGCGTCAGGAACTTGGGTCTGGCCTGGATGCCTGCGCCGTAG
- a CDS encoding M23 family metallopeptidase — protein sequence MSPESRNPHQFSRRSLLRAGSVAAGFAAFGGSGLLIGTAHAAETIINPFAGYSISDGWWDHVNRGSLGGIDYVMGVGTPLPACASGQLLIDWNNGTGGYTATVVMANGMRSQYLHLSGFNGGERYVQQGEIVGYSGGAAGAPGSGSSTGPHLHWHLVTAGGTRVNPLDYVGAGSGGTGGGLPLEDRRLGHLGTAGGWAHMLSNLVLPGNTTYGAFSPGPGQSPRAMANIDGVMMLVYAGSNGWTTMSSGLAMDPGAPLNVLRTPANASAQIFTLEDGRLWHTFDGNGWKKFPSSVTVSGNCTFSMTANGTDLHGLFNDNGRLFHVWADGSGWHKGDTQVDMQPGADLVAVIQPDGSLQGLSLEFSRVHHIFGANGRWNRIPTTASLPTGTPIAGRAAYGWPQLVANHNGAITHVWGTSSGWMCVPTGQTTNPGRRLSLVPDVASAPLVGLTL from the coding sequence ATGTCTCCCGAGTCCCGCAACCCGCACCAATTCTCCCGGCGCTCCCTTCTGCGTGCCGGCAGTGTCGCGGCAGGCTTCGCCGCCTTTGGCGGGTCTGGCCTGCTGATTGGCACCGCCCACGCCGCAGAGACAATCATCAACCCATTCGCGGGCTACTCCATCTCGGATGGGTGGTGGGACCACGTCAACCGCGGCTCCCTGGGCGGCATCGACTACGTGATGGGCGTTGGTACGCCGCTCCCGGCCTGCGCGTCGGGTCAGCTCCTGATCGACTGGAACAACGGGACGGGCGGCTACACCGCGACCGTCGTGATGGCCAACGGCATGAGGAGCCAATACCTCCACCTGTCCGGCTTCAACGGCGGCGAGCGCTACGTCCAACAGGGAGAAATCGTCGGGTACTCCGGGGGCGCTGCGGGTGCACCCGGCTCCGGGTCCTCGACGGGGCCGCATCTGCACTGGCATCTGGTGACCGCCGGCGGCACCCGGGTGAACCCGCTCGACTACGTCGGCGCCGGCAGCGGCGGCACCGGGGGCGGTCTGCCGCTGGAGGACCGGCGCCTCGGTCATCTCGGCACCGCGGGAGGCTGGGCCCACATGCTCAGCAACCTCGTGCTGCCGGGCAACACGACCTACGGGGCGTTCTCGCCGGGCCCTGGGCAGTCACCGCGTGCCATGGCGAACATCGACGGCGTGATGATGCTGGTCTACGCCGGCAGCAACGGCTGGACCACGATGAGCAGTGGCCTGGCGATGGACCCGGGGGCGCCGCTCAACGTGCTGCGGACCCCGGCCAATGCCTCGGCCCAGATCTTTACGCTCGAGGACGGACGGCTCTGGCACACCTTCGACGGCAATGGCTGGAAGAAGTTCCCGTCGTCCGTGACGGTGTCGGGCAACTGCACCTTCTCGATGACGGCCAATGGAACGGACCTTCATGGCCTGTTCAACGACAACGGCCGGCTGTTCCATGTCTGGGCTGACGGTTCCGGCTGGCACAAGGGTGACACCCAGGTGGACATGCAGCCCGGCGCCGACCTGGTCGCCGTGATTCAGCCGGATGGAAGCCTGCAAGGCCTGTCACTGGAGTTCAGCCGGGTGCATCACATCTTCGGGGCAAACGGGAGGTGGAACCGGATACCGACCACGGCGTCCCTGCCGACTGGGACGCCCATCGCTGGCCGCGCCGCCTATGGCTGGCCGCAGTTGGTCGCGAATCACAACGGGGCCATCACCCACGTCTGGGGCACCTCGTCGGGCTGGATGTGCGTGCCGACTGGACAGACGACGAACCCGGGACGGCGGCTCAGCCTCGTCCCGGACGTCGCCTCGGCCCCGTTGGTCGGCCTGACGCTCTGA
- a CDS encoding tetratricopeptide repeat protein yields MLPLLLPLLVAVAPAPSLEISSANLKKTPAFQDWRGGRFVFEERWVNLPEVGLHVGYFVVPSRWTRQYADKLPFHDAFFVVDPRTGQLVAPALARTRLPLNGCPPMGEVARLIPEPESKTSAAIGFGNAPQRCLVRLQRTKEAWAVSLFPDEARSPAEAFPEAAAALEKALGPRDGGARELNWSYQPNSRWLLAASQDECALWVIDSINPEVNATASKAMTREICECLEGTVSADDLYIRLPQTAYTMSRMGEGTALPSCDCTFAQTGEAGVTCEAYMGRQYSLPELEEMQEDGRLTEKNRVENLKELEDLRRTHQGLLAANEDALTQWRTGNQKAALSAWTTLYRTWLENGRPMAGGTRDEFTVENATLREQLNQQLEATIDLQAEILNNLGFALWSHKEWSQAEAVFDECMALLTATGHERNVLNLNRGDLFRDMGKRPEAIKAYRSFLQRKVTAAQRKYAERELRKLEQGSK; encoded by the coding sequence ATGCTCCCACTCCTCCTGCCACTCCTGGTCGCCGTCGCGCCCGCGCCCTCCCTGGAGATTTCGTCGGCGAACCTCAAGAAGACACCCGCCTTCCAGGACTGGCGCGGCGGACGATTCGTCTTCGAGGAGCGCTGGGTCAACCTCCCGGAGGTCGGACTTCACGTGGGCTACTTCGTCGTCCCCAGCCGATGGACCCGCCAGTACGCGGACAAGCTCCCTTTCCATGACGCCTTCTTCGTGGTGGACCCACGTACGGGGCAGCTCGTTGCCCCGGCCCTGGCACGAACGAGACTGCCGCTCAATGGCTGTCCGCCGATGGGCGAGGTGGCGCGGCTCATCCCCGAGCCCGAGAGCAAGACCTCCGCCGCGATCGGCTTCGGAAATGCGCCTCAGCGGTGTCTGGTCCGGCTCCAACGCACGAAGGAGGCATGGGCCGTTTCCCTCTTCCCGGATGAGGCACGCTCCCCCGCGGAGGCCTTTCCAGAGGCAGCTGCCGCCCTGGAGAAGGCACTCGGCCCCAGGGACGGAGGGGCTCGCGAGCTCAATTGGTCCTACCAGCCCAACTCTCGCTGGCTGCTCGCCGCGTCCCAGGATGAGTGCGCCCTGTGGGTCATCGACAGCATCAACCCTGAGGTGAACGCCACGGCCAGCAAGGCCATGACACGGGAGATCTGCGAGTGTCTCGAGGGGACCGTTTCCGCCGACGACCTGTATATCCGGCTGCCCCAGACTGCGTACACCATGAGCAGGATGGGTGAGGGCACCGCGCTTCCGTCCTGTGATTGCACGTTCGCGCAGACGGGTGAGGCAGGCGTCACGTGCGAAGCGTACATGGGTCGCCAATACTCCCTTCCGGAGCTCGAGGAGATGCAAGAGGACGGGCGGCTGACGGAGAAGAACAGGGTCGAAAACCTGAAGGAGTTGGAGGACCTCCGTCGCACCCATCAAGGCCTGCTCGCCGCGAACGAGGATGCGCTCACTCAGTGGAGAACGGGGAACCAGAAGGCGGCACTCAGCGCGTGGACCACGCTGTACCGAACATGGCTTGAGAACGGCCGGCCCATGGCTGGGGGAACCCGGGACGAGTTCACCGTCGAGAACGCAACCCTGCGGGAACAACTGAACCAGCAATTGGAGGCGACCATCGACCTCCAGGCGGAGATCCTCAACAACCTCGGCTTCGCACTGTGGTCCCACAAGGAGTGGTCCCAGGCCGAGGCTGTCTTCGACGAATGCATGGCGCTGCTCACCGCAACGGGCCACGAGCGCAACGTGCTCAACCTGAATCGGGGAGACCTGTTTCGGGACATGGGAAAGAGACCTGAGGCCATCAAGGCCTATCGGTCCTTCCTCCAGCGCAAGGTCACCGCGGCTCAACGCAAGTACGCGGAGCGAGAATTGCGGAAGCTCGAGCAGGGCTCGAAATGA
- a CDS encoding fatty acid desaturase family protein has translation MTLFRHPRDRIPVLLFTLVFALDLTVFFTARSWWFPILWLALGVIPKGWISAWNHHHQHVPMFRHALPNRLLEVIFGFQTGVTSHAWFLHHVLGHHRNYLDQTQDESAWKRRDGSTMGEVEYSVFNALVAYPRAFRVGRSYPKVMRVFLAMGALQVALLGVLFWHDWYNALWVFLLPMVASLYVTVWATYFHHVGLEATEHTHASYNILHKGYNLMTGNLGYHTAHHAKHGLHWSHLPELHAQLAQDIPATHYRQPGIPFVWTNPEAKIEPTEAEFGAITQ, from the coding sequence ATGACCTTGTTCCGACATCCCCGAGACCGCATCCCCGTCCTGCTGTTCACCCTGGTGTTCGCCCTGGACCTGACGGTCTTCTTCACGGCGCGAAGCTGGTGGTTCCCCATCCTCTGGCTCGCCCTGGGAGTGATTCCCAAGGGGTGGATCAGCGCGTGGAACCACCACCACCAGCATGTGCCCATGTTCCGGCATGCGCTGCCCAACCGACTCCTGGAGGTCATCTTCGGCTTCCAGACGGGCGTGACGTCCCATGCGTGGTTCCTGCACCACGTGCTGGGCCACCACCGCAACTACCTGGACCAGACCCAGGACGAATCGGCATGGAAGCGCCGCGATGGGTCCACCATGGGCGAGGTGGAGTACTCCGTCTTCAACGCGCTCGTCGCCTATCCCCGCGCCTTCCGCGTGGGCCGCTCGTATCCCAAGGTGATGCGCGTCTTCCTGGCCATGGGCGCGCTCCAGGTCGCACTGCTCGGCGTGCTGTTCTGGCACGACTGGTACAACGCCCTCTGGGTCTTCCTGCTGCCCATGGTGGCGTCGCTCTACGTCACCGTCTGGGCCACCTACTTCCACCACGTGGGGCTGGAGGCGACAGAGCACACCCACGCCTCGTACAACATCCTGCACAAGGGCTACAACCTGATGACCGGCAACCTGGGCTACCACACCGCACACCACGCGAAGCACGGGCTGCACTGGTCTCACCTGCCCGAGCTTCACGCGCAGCTCGCCCAGGACATTCCGGCCACGCACTACCGGCAGCCGGGCATCCCCTTCGTGTGGACCAACCCGGAGGCGAAAATCGAGCCGACCGAGGCGGAGTTCGGCGCCATCACCCAGTGA